A part of Halobacillus shinanisalinarum genomic DNA contains:
- a CDS encoding DUF4166 domain-containing protein yields MKSIYHQALGGKFDRLHPELQKKFGITSEQKIMVLGQGRMTEIRGTPALIRPFLHIGAKDHMIFAERGKNVPFTLENYSYVDEQGFEAISYIRRFFFPYAIRGFDAVMSYDPEQETVVDNLGKSGRLSTVMELDVTKEGGLLMRSREMKLNNQFTFTGPHTSLYEHYDEKHQALRVHVHVEHPLLGTLLMYEGLVHTEFLPITPNHIPERGILT; encoded by the coding sequence ATGAAATCTATTTATCATCAAGCACTAGGTGGAAAATTCGATCGTCTTCATCCTGAACTGCAAAAGAAATTTGGTATAACCAGTGAACAAAAAATAATGGTGCTGGGACAAGGACGCATGACGGAAATTCGTGGAACTCCGGCGCTTATTCGACCATTTTTGCATATTGGAGCAAAGGACCATATGATCTTTGCTGAAAGGGGGAAAAATGTGCCGTTTACACTTGAGAATTATTCTTATGTCGATGAGCAGGGCTTTGAAGCAATCAGTTACATTCGCCGGTTCTTTTTTCCCTATGCCATACGTGGATTTGATGCTGTAATGTCCTATGACCCGGAGCAGGAAACGGTAGTCGATAATCTAGGCAAGTCCGGCCGTTTATCCACGGTAATGGAACTCGATGTTACCAAAGAGGGAGGATTGCTGATGCGTTCAAGGGAAATGAAACTTAATAATCAGTTCACCTTTACCGGACCGCATACTTCCTTGTATGAGCATTACGATGAAAAGCACCAAGCCTTACGCGTACATGTGCACGTAGAGCATCCGTTGTTAGGCACATTGCTCATGTACGAAGGCCTAGTTCATACTGAATTTTTGCCAATCACCCCTAATCATATTCCAGAGCGAGGAATTCTAACCTAA
- a CDS encoding RQC-minor-2 family DNA-binding protein — protein MGLPESMTYKYDRYPYVILTPIGRMNKQIRSVGHKFERGLLSRINEAIAVQVNSRSLKLGRLQRYLTVEGHTVLPISYLKDDVINPYLIRPELFLWTHFPKEHGLPYNKEFLYDTNVTQLSSEGLEHHLLQVMDDYLFLAEIAERPKQYWFNKIAEGFHQHPIVQLAHSKRNVIEAVETMNQSALLSQLRYPEDVARWRDRIDTVMRPFRALPRLWLTQQKEMCRHEKQLNFNSRSRSISCRCEVCGLTVFYHLDDDCVTLQEEYNYERASKRITTIEQQFNEIAQKNTSILNQIQELSTIKQKLRPAKYMLDESVRVARQIEKYQEEHVLDSYPLLEMHDQLTCSAFPSKRSPSMLVWLSNVHLYDVGMLKQLSIWKTHMDSQVYTKAEHLLEELQVRLNEAEYTDEDIIITIKSHELSYAYVQQVLDLIHYYGTDYPAHTLVQVLAGKSTNKLRRLKLHEIRWFGLLSDWPSKHIQHLFNQLERQGWLMKQRKGYSISAFAEEVL, from the coding sequence ATGGGACTGCCGGAAAGTATGACCTACAAGTATGATCGCTACCCGTACGTTATTCTGACTCCTATAGGTAGAATGAACAAACAAATACGCTCGGTCGGGCATAAATTCGAACGAGGCCTGCTGTCTCGTATCAATGAAGCGATTGCTGTTCAAGTGAATAGTCGTTCGCTGAAACTAGGTCGGCTTCAACGTTATTTAACCGTTGAAGGGCACACCGTTTTACCTATATCCTATTTAAAAGATGATGTAATAAACCCCTATTTAATCAGACCTGAGCTGTTTCTTTGGACTCACTTTCCCAAAGAACATGGGCTCCCTTATAACAAGGAATTTTTATATGATACAAATGTTACGCAGTTATCTTCGGAGGGGCTCGAACACCATTTGTTGCAGGTGATGGACGATTATTTATTTTTAGCTGAAATTGCAGAGCGGCCAAAGCAATATTGGTTCAATAAAATTGCTGAAGGCTTCCATCAGCATCCAATTGTTCAGCTTGCCCACAGCAAGCGGAATGTCATAGAAGCTGTAGAAACTATGAACCAATCTGCCTTACTTTCACAATTAAGGTATCCCGAAGATGTTGCGAGGTGGAGAGACCGCATTGATACTGTTATGCGGCCATTCCGTGCCTTACCAAGGCTATGGTTGACCCAGCAAAAGGAAATGTGCCGTCATGAGAAGCAACTGAATTTCAATTCCCGTAGCCGGTCGATTAGCTGTCGTTGTGAAGTTTGTGGTCTGACTGTGTTTTATCATCTTGACGATGATTGTGTAACCTTACAAGAGGAATATAATTATGAACGTGCCAGTAAGAGAATCACGACCATTGAACAGCAGTTTAATGAAATAGCTCAGAAGAATACATCTATTCTTAACCAAATTCAAGAGCTGAGCACCATTAAACAAAAGCTGCGGCCAGCCAAGTACATGTTAGATGAATCCGTGAGAGTTGCTAGACAAATCGAGAAGTATCAAGAAGAACATGTGCTGGATTCCTATCCACTGCTTGAAATGCATGATCAGTTGACATGCTCAGCCTTTCCGAGTAAACGTTCACCTTCTATGTTAGTATGGCTGTCTAACGTTCACCTATATGATGTCGGCATGTTGAAGCAGCTTTCTATTTGGAAAACCCATATGGATAGTCAAGTTTATACTAAGGCTGAGCACCTGCTCGAAGAATTACAGGTCCGGCTTAATGAAGCTGAATATACCGACGAAGATATTATTATTACGATTAAAAGTCATGAGTTAAGCTATGCCTATGTACAGCAGGTGCTTGATTTGATCCATTATTACGGGACAGATTATCCCGCCCATACACTCGTTCAAGTGCTTGCAGGCAAATCGACGAATAAACTGCGTCGTTTAAAACTTCACGAAATACGCTGGTTCGGACTGTTGTCCGACTGGCCTTCTAAACATATTCAACACTTATTTAATCAATTGGAAAGACAAGGGTGGCTGATGAAACAACGAAAAGGCTACTCGATCAGTGCATTTGCAGAAGAAGTATTGTAA
- the rpiA gene encoding ribose 5-phosphate isomerase A has protein sequence MTWTNPLAKTLNWSGEISNQAQKEKVAQQVSYFVEDGDVIGVGSGSTSFLALQAISKRVKDEGLKIQAIPTSKEAALNCAVLDVPVTTLTAARPRWGFDGADEVDEQNRLIKGRGGALFAEKLVIASSSKTYILVDKSKFVKQLGTDFAVPVEVDPRAIHLVETKLGEYFNPQSLAIRMAVSKDGPIITEAGNFLVDVRFNEITSNMEREISGIPGVIDSGLFFDYPLEILSV, from the coding sequence ATGACGTGGACTAACCCTTTGGCAAAAACGTTGAATTGGTCAGGAGAGATTTCGAATCAAGCTCAAAAAGAGAAAGTGGCGCAACAGGTGAGTTATTTCGTGGAGGATGGGGACGTGATTGGTGTCGGATCCGGTTCAACATCATTTCTAGCGCTTCAAGCCATTTCCAAGCGCGTTAAAGATGAAGGCTTAAAAATACAGGCGATTCCAACATCTAAAGAGGCTGCCCTCAATTGTGCGGTTCTTGATGTTCCAGTGACAACTCTAACTGCGGCACGTCCAAGGTGGGGTTTTGATGGAGCAGATGAAGTAGATGAACAAAATCGTTTAATTAAGGGACGTGGTGGTGCGTTGTTTGCTGAGAAACTTGTTATCGCAAGCTCATCTAAAACGTACATTCTCGTCGATAAAAGTAAATTTGTTAAACAACTTGGCACAGATTTTGCCGTCCCTGTTGAAGTCGATCCACGGGCTATTCACTTAGTTGAAACCAAACTGGGTGAGTATTTCAACCCTCAATCACTTGCAATAAGAATGGCTGTATCAAAAGATGGACCCATCATTACTGAAGCAGGAAATTTCTTAGTTGATGTACGATTTAATGAGATTACTTCCAATATGGAGAGGGAAATTAGTGGAATCCCAGGTGTGATTGATTCGGGATTGTTTTTTGATTATCCACTAGAAATTTTGTCCGTATAG
- a CDS encoding response regulator transcription factor, protein MITVLFADDHEMVRIGVSAYLSAQADIEVVAEANDGGEAVEIALTHRPDIILMDLVMEEMDGIEATKQIIEQWPQAKIIIVTSFLDDDKVYPALEAGATSYMLKTSKAGEIADAIRATYAGQSILEPEVTGKIMTKMRTPQEDGLHEQLTAREMEILLLMTEGKTNQEISDQLFIALKTVKVHVSNILGKLGVQDRTQAVIYAFKHDLVK, encoded by the coding sequence GTGATTACGGTTTTATTTGCTGATGACCACGAAATGGTCCGTATTGGCGTATCGGCTTATCTATCAGCTCAAGCAGATATTGAAGTGGTGGCTGAGGCGAATGATGGCGGTGAGGCAGTGGAAATAGCTTTAACCCATCGTCCTGATATCATTTTAATGGATCTCGTCATGGAAGAAATGGATGGCATTGAAGCAACAAAGCAAATCATTGAGCAATGGCCGCAAGCGAAAATTATTATCGTGACAAGTTTTCTTGACGATGATAAGGTGTATCCGGCACTTGAGGCGGGCGCAACAAGCTATATGTTGAAAACATCAAAGGCAGGTGAAATTGCTGATGCGATTCGTGCTACATATGCCGGCCAGTCCATTCTTGAGCCAGAGGTAACCGGTAAAATCATGACTAAGATGCGTACACCGCAAGAAGATGGCCTACATGAACAATTGACAGCAAGAGAAATGGAAATTCTCCTCCTTATGACTGAGGGAAAAACAAATCAGGAAATATCAGATCAGTTGTTTATTGCTTTAAAAACGGTGAAAGTTCATGTCAGTAACATTTTAGGTAAGCTAGGTGTACAGGATCGTACGCAAGCCGTGATTTACGCCTTTAAACATGACCTAGTGAAGTAA
- a CDS encoding sensor histidine kinase, whose protein sequence is MNIWQKQVVIGLLSFIIFATVLLSFTFITFPLRDWADLWSMEVLDLPYVLLTLALSITGGLAIGMAQGFVFRRKFHYVEHQLDEIAKGNPVLYDDTGAGEIQQIEKKMKQIEARFKKQTETAQRLASERAEEREKSLQEVVVQERNRLARELHDSVSQQLFAASMMMSAINEGEKAEQKPSNKQLAMVEKMIHQSQLEMRALLLHLRPVALKDKSLQEGCEELLHELTQKVPMKIEWTVESLKLEKGIEDQLFRILQEAVSNTLRHAKAEALTVMLIERDDHVILRMVDDGIGFDVEEAKTSSYGLQNMQERAFEVGGTLKIVSLKNQGTRLEVKVPHFKKGGGLM, encoded by the coding sequence ATGAATATTTGGCAAAAACAAGTTGTCATAGGTCTCTTGTCATTTATCATATTTGCAACTGTGCTGCTAAGCTTCACCTTCATTACCTTTCCATTAAGGGACTGGGCAGACTTATGGTCGATGGAAGTGCTCGATTTACCTTATGTACTTCTCACGCTGGCTCTATCCATAACTGGCGGATTAGCGATCGGTATGGCTCAAGGTTTTGTCTTTAGAAGGAAATTCCATTATGTAGAACATCAACTTGATGAAATCGCAAAAGGGAATCCTGTTTTATACGATGATACAGGGGCAGGTGAGATCCAGCAGATCGAAAAGAAAATGAAGCAGATTGAAGCAAGGTTTAAGAAGCAAACTGAGACGGCCCAGCGCTTAGCCTCCGAACGTGCTGAAGAACGAGAGAAGAGCTTGCAGGAGGTTGTCGTTCAAGAAAGAAATCGGCTTGCCCGTGAGCTTCATGACTCCGTGAGTCAACAATTATTTGCTGCTTCGATGATGATGTCAGCTATTAACGAAGGCGAGAAGGCTGAACAGAAACCGTCGAATAAGCAACTTGCGATGGTTGAAAAAATGATCCATCAGTCACAGCTTGAAATGAGAGCATTGCTTCTTCACCTGCGTCCAGTTGCTTTGAAGGACAAGTCTTTGCAAGAGGGTTGTGAAGAACTTTTGCATGAGCTCACACAGAAAGTTCCGATGAAGATCGAATGGACGGTTGAGTCATTAAAACTTGAAAAAGGCATAGAAGATCAATTGTTTCGAATTTTACAAGAAGCCGTATCCAATACACTCAGGCATGCTAAAGCTGAGGCGTTGACAGTCATGCTTATCGAGAGAGATGATCATGTTATTTTGCGAATGGTGGACGACGGAATTGGTTTTGATGTCGAGGAAGCAAAAACAAGCTCCTATGGGTTACAAAATATGCAGGAACGAGCCTTTGAAGTAGGGGGCACATTGAAGATTGTTAGTCTGAAGAACCAAGGAACGCGGCTAGAAGTTAAAGTGCCTCATTTTAAAAAAGGAGGGGGATTAATGTGA
- the liaF gene encoding cell wall-active antibiotics response protein LiaF — MFKHMSTNTINTILIIGVILLVLEVTFFNGGLIFSLLFSSIFLYIGRKRYRKLSGKIMFWIGMLSLVLTILNMIAVRFLIIVILVLFVRHYFRSKKEPERTELNVQVDNFAETEEPFIKQKLFGDQMTAKTSYKWQDVNVHGGFGDRIIDLSHTVLPHDEAVISIRHLVGNVQVYVPYEVEVAVNHSAVLGRAAIFQYRKTKLFNQTMSYRTPDYVTNKPRVKIITSIVSGDLEVKRI, encoded by the coding sequence ATGTTTAAGCACATGTCGACGAATACCATAAACACGATTTTAATCATAGGGGTGATCCTCCTCGTCCTTGAAGTCACCTTTTTTAATGGGGGGCTGATCTTCTCCTTATTATTTTCAAGTATCTTCCTTTATATAGGTAGGAAAAGGTACCGAAAGCTTTCGGGGAAAATCATGTTTTGGATTGGTATGTTGAGTCTTGTGTTAACGATCTTGAATATGATTGCTGTACGATTTCTAATTATAGTCATCCTTGTACTCTTTGTACGCCACTATTTTCGCTCGAAAAAGGAGCCTGAGCGAACCGAACTTAATGTCCAAGTTGACAATTTTGCTGAGACAGAAGAGCCTTTTATAAAGCAGAAGCTTTTCGGTGACCAGATGACGGCGAAAACTTCTTATAAGTGGCAGGACGTAAATGTGCATGGCGGATTTGGTGATCGAATAATCGATCTCAGTCATACCGTACTTCCTCATGATGAAGCTGTTATTTCCATTAGACATTTAGTTGGTAATGTACAAGTATATGTCCCTTACGAGGTAGAGGTTGCGGTTAATCATAGTGCGGTCTTAGGGCGGGCCGCTATTTTTCAATATCGTAAAACGAAGTTATTCAATCAGACGATGTCTTATCGCACACCGGACTATGTGACAAATAAACCCAGAGTGAAAATTATCACCTCGATTGTGTCGGGAGATCTTGAGGTGAAGCGAATATGA